A genomic segment from Gilvibacter sp. SZ-19 encodes:
- a CDS encoding molybdopterin cofactor-binding domain-containing protein, which translates to MKTTIDRRAFIKKTGLAGGGLVLGFSILNACKPEQAETMAAIEMPKEWFEMNAYLKIGDNGIVTIMAPNPEFGQGVITAMPMIVADELDVNWEDVIVEQANYNKEIFGRQFTGGSQGIRRRWQGLRMAGATARHMLLAAAAQKWNVSQAELTTADGMVIHQGSSQQASYGELVALAATLEVPEEVALKDIKDFKIIGTSRRDVETQKIITGKPLFGLDYQYEGVKVAMLVHPPAFGMKLKSFDAASVKSLPGIIDAVAIETFPEGFKRGFFDTNAFPQVVAVVGETTWQVMNAKKQLDVSWEPISDHQYPMDRFGTEVTVNVPSGLESTQQHYAKMSEVAAKKASVVRQDGDFQAVFKAATKTLERTYTCPFLAHNCMEPMNFFAHVTAEQIKLAGPVQAPELTEATVASRLGVSVDEVNIELTRMGGGFGRRAYGHYAVEAALISKAVGLPIKLVYTREDDMTNGIYRPSYQATYRAALNDNNELIAFHVKAGGVPETPLFADRFPAGAVPNYLAEQWEINSNITIGAFRAPRSNFMAGVEQAFLDEVAEMAGKDPIDFRLELLARAKTNPVGENNDYDPQRLAGVLELVRDKANWQGNAQGSRGVSAYFCHNSYAAHILDVSMEGGKPVVDGVVCAVDCGIVVNPDAAKNMAEGAIIDGIGNAMFGQMTFTEGKPDHSNFNTYRMIRHKEAPKEIEVHFVDNDIDPTGLGEPPFPPVFGALANALYKATGERFYNQPFFGNSERILG; encoded by the coding sequence ATGAAAACAACAATAGACAGAAGAGCCTTTATTAAGAAGACCGGATTGGCCGGAGGCGGATTGGTTTTAGGTTTTAGTATTCTCAACGCTTGTAAACCTGAACAAGCAGAGACCATGGCGGCTATAGAGATGCCCAAAGAGTGGTTCGAGATGAATGCCTATTTAAAGATTGGCGATAATGGAATAGTGACTATCATGGCGCCTAACCCTGAGTTTGGTCAAGGGGTCATAACGGCTATGCCTATGATCGTGGCCGATGAGCTCGACGTTAATTGGGAAGATGTTATTGTAGAACAAGCAAATTACAACAAAGAAATTTTCGGGCGTCAATTTACTGGAGGAAGCCAGGGTATTCGCCGGCGTTGGCAAGGACTTCGCATGGCTGGAGCCACGGCAAGACATATGCTTTTGGCTGCTGCAGCTCAAAAGTGGAATGTTTCTCAAGCAGAGCTTACAACTGCCGATGGAATGGTCATTCACCAAGGCTCTAGTCAACAAGCGAGCTACGGAGAATTGGTAGCCCTAGCAGCAACCTTAGAGGTTCCGGAGGAAGTGGCTCTTAAAGACATTAAAGACTTTAAGATCATTGGTACATCAAGACGTGATGTAGAAACGCAAAAGATCATTACTGGTAAACCTCTTTTTGGTTTAGACTATCAATACGAGGGTGTAAAAGTTGCTATGTTGGTGCATCCACCGGCCTTTGGAATGAAGCTAAAATCTTTTGATGCAGCTTCGGTTAAAAGTTTACCCGGTATCATTGATGCGGTGGCTATTGAGACCTTTCCAGAAGGATTTAAACGCGGCTTTTTCGATACCAATGCGTTCCCGCAAGTGGTGGCCGTGGTAGGAGAAACCACCTGGCAGGTAATGAATGCCAAGAAACAGCTAGATGTTAGTTGGGAGCCGATAAGTGATCATCAATATCCTATGGATCGTTTCGGAACAGAGGTCACAGTAAATGTGCCTTCAGGACTGGAGAGCACGCAGCAGCACTATGCTAAAATGAGTGAGGTGGCTGCCAAAAAAGCAAGCGTGGTTCGTCAAGATGGAGATTTTCAGGCCGTCTTTAAAGCGGCAACTAAGACCTTGGAGCGTACCTATACCTGTCCGTTCTTGGCTCATAATTGTATGGAACCCATGAATTTCTTTGCTCATGTTACTGCGGAGCAGATCAAGTTAGCTGGGCCGGTTCAGGCCCCTGAACTCACAGAAGCTACTGTGGCCTCGCGCTTGGGAGTTTCTGTTGATGAGGTCAACATTGAACTTACGCGTATGGGTGGCGGATTTGGCCGGAGAGCCTATGGGCACTATGCGGTAGAGGCTGCACTCATCTCTAAAGCAGTCGGCCTACCTATTAAATTGGTATACACCCGAGAAGACGACATGACCAACGGTATATACAGACCGAGTTATCAGGCCACTTACAGAGCAGCATTAAACGATAATAACGAACTCATAGCTTTTCACGTAAAAGCTGGAGGAGTACCAGAAACGCCGCTATTTGCAGACCGTTTTCCTGCCGGAGCTGTGCCGAACTATCTGGCAGAGCAGTGGGAGATCAACTCTAACATAACCATTGGAGCCTTTAGAGCTCCGCGTTCTAACTTTATGGCGGGAGTTGAACAGGCATTTTTAGATGAGGTGGCAGAAATGGCTGGCAAAGACCCTATAGATTTTAGACTGGAACTCTTGGCACGTGCTAAGACAAATCCCGTGGGAGAAAATAACGATTACGATCCGCAGCGTTTGGCAGGAGTCTTAGAATTGGTACGAGACAAAGCCAATTGGCAGGGCAATGCTCAGGGTAGCCGAGGTGTATCTGCTTATTTCTGTCACAACAGCTACGCTGCACATATTTTAGATGTAAGTATGGAAGGAGGGAAGCCTGTGGTAGATGGCGTTGTATGTGCGGTAGATTGCGGTATAGTGGTGAACCCTGATGCGGCTAAAAATATGGCCGAAGGCGCCATTATTGACGGTATTGGTAATGCCATGTTTGGCCAAATGACCTTTACAGAGGGTAAGCCAGATCATTCCAATTTCAATACCTATAGGATGATCCGGCACAAGGAAGCACCTAAAGAAATTGAGGTACACTTTGTGGATAACGATATTGATCCTACCGGTTTGGGTGAACCTCCGTTTCCACCGGTCTTTGGAGCTTTGGCCAATGCTCTTTACAAGGCAACGGGAGAGCGTTTTTACAATCAACCGTTCTTTGGTAATTCTGAAAGGATATTGGGCTAA
- a CDS encoding (2Fe-2S)-binding protein: MATISLKINGQAKNVEVDPNTPLLWVLRDHLQLLGTKYGCGVAQCGACTVHIDGQATRACVMPVSALEGKNITTIEGLSENGDHKLQQAWMELDVPQCGYCQAGQLMTAAALLKENPKPTDSEIDAAMNGNICRCGTYLRIKKAIKLAANS, translated from the coding sequence ATGGCAACTATAAGTTTAAAGATCAATGGACAGGCTAAAAATGTCGAAGTGGATCCCAACACTCCGCTCTTATGGGTTTTAAGAGATCATTTGCAATTGCTTGGTACCAAATACGGTTGCGGAGTAGCGCAATGTGGAGCCTGTACCGTTCATATTGACGGACAAGCTACTCGAGCTTGTGTCATGCCTGTGTCGGCGCTAGAAGGTAAGAACATTACCACCATAGAAGGCCTTTCGGAAAATGGCGATCACAAACTGCAGCAGGCATGGATGGAGTTAGACGTCCCACAATGCGGATACTGTCAGGCAGGACAGCTCATGACAGCTGCAGCCTTACTTAAAGAGAATCCGAAGCCAACAGATTCCGAGATCGATGCGGCTATGAATGGTAATATTTGTCGTTGCGGTACCTATCTAAGAATAAAAAAGGCTATTAAGTTGGCTGCCAATAGTTAA
- a CDS encoding AraC family transcriptional regulator: MNYYPVNTVSDYFGLRNYELLHPLIGILDFEHFKPDPNATFNYDGFQFGCYAIFLKDHKSCKLKYGGKEYDYDEGTMVFIGPGQSVGFTKDQNYKPKGYALLFHPDLLLGTALGQKIQNYSYFSYAVNEALHLSAKERRIVLSLLEKIQFELEQNLDKHSKRLITSNLELLLDYCLRFYDRQFLTRDVVNNTTLERFDQLLQQYFTNENTVQNGIPSVTYFAEALCLSPNYFGDLVKKETGVSAQNYIQDKLIDVAKQKVFDQSKSISEVAYELGFKYPQHFSRLFKNKTGMSPNEFRNLN, from the coding sequence ATGAATTATTATCCTGTAAATACGGTATCTGATTATTTCGGTTTGCGCAATTACGAGCTTCTGCATCCATTGATCGGGATCTTGGATTTTGAACATTTTAAGCCTGATCCTAATGCAACTTTTAATTACGACGGATTCCAATTTGGCTGCTATGCCATTTTCTTAAAGGATCATAAATCGTGTAAACTCAAATACGGAGGTAAAGAGTATGACTATGACGAAGGCACCATGGTCTTTATTGGGCCTGGTCAATCTGTAGGTTTTACAAAAGATCAGAACTACAAGCCCAAAGGCTATGCACTGCTGTTTCACCCAGATCTATTACTCGGGACAGCTTTAGGGCAGAAGATCCAAAATTATTCTTATTTCTCTTATGCAGTGAATGAGGCCTTGCATCTATCTGCCAAAGAACGACGCATTGTCTTGAGTTTGTTAGAAAAGATTCAATTTGAGCTAGAACAAAACTTAGATAAGCACAGTAAGAGACTTATTACATCGAATTTGGAGTTACTGCTCGATTATTGTCTGAGATTTTACGACCGGCAATTTTTAACACGCGATGTGGTCAACAATACTACCTTAGAGCGCTTTGATCAGTTGTTACAACAGTATTTTACCAATGAGAACACCGTGCAAAATGGAATACCTTCAGTGACTTATTTTGCAGAAGCCTTGTGTTTGTCGCCCAATTACTTTGGCGATCTGGTCAAGAAAGAGACTGGCGTTTCTGCTCAGAATTACATACAGGATAAACTCATCGATGTGGCCAAACAGAAGGTTTTTGACCAGTCTAAGAGTATCAGTGAGGTGGCCTATGAGCTCGGATTCAAATATCCGCAGCACTTTAGTCGCCTGTTTAAAAACAAAACAGGGATGTCTCCCAACGAATTCAGAAATTTAAATTAG
- a CDS encoding DUF5916 domain-containing protein, protein MHKLPLRLVFVLMFLSVSTVLTAQNSYKNITAKYVEQDIVLDGKLDEAVWQEAETGQDFVQFFPTDSLAANYGTSFKVIYTDTHLYIGVRAETENGNTVVSSLRRDFRGTTNDNISVLFDTFNDATTAFFFGVTPYGVRREGLTTEGGTAFNATWDIKWKAEAQRFDDHYTVEMAIPFTSLKFIEGATSWRFRCYRWNIQSNEQTTWIQVPQNQSLASLAYMGTLNFEKPLGRSRTPFALIPYINALANKDYATNEADQQFKVGGDAKIAVSDAMNLDLTVNPDFSNVEVDDIFTNLTRFEIQLPERRQFFIDNNDLFANYGSSRDNIPFFSRRIGLARDTVGNLIENRIIGGARLSGKLDPTWRLGFLNLQTAEDTQNEISSFNNMMLAFQKKVFSRSNLGFFWVNKQTFAEDEFLDPNDRYNRVIGIDYDLASPDNVWRGNFFVHKSFQPGDSGGNFAAQSILFYDARDWRFVADFVYVDEEYRADLGFVPRKDIFKTGQSATRRWYPKESALSNHEAGLLVVNFWRPNLDFKHTDHFYRLFWNGAFTNQSNLEVQLQQNFIFLTADFDPTRTEGATPLPGNQDYYFTQATVNYTSNPSKLFTYGVNTSVGEFFNGEQYSVGGQIGYRFQPWANMTLGVNYDGIRLPDPYANADFWLVTARTEVTFSKSIFWNTTIQYSNQRDNFGINSRLQWRFAPLSDLFLVYNDNYFTEEFAPRFRSINLKLTYWLNI, encoded by the coding sequence ATGCATAAATTACCATTGCGATTAGTCTTTGTGCTAATGTTTTTATCTGTATCGACTGTGCTCACGGCTCAAAACTCCTACAAGAACATTACTGCAAAGTATGTTGAGCAAGATATAGTCCTAGATGGCAAGCTGGACGAAGCCGTTTGGCAAGAGGCAGAAACAGGGCAAGACTTTGTGCAGTTCTTCCCTACCGACTCCTTAGCCGCTAATTACGGCACTAGCTTTAAGGTCATCTACACCGACACCCACCTATACATTGGGGTGCGCGCCGAAACAGAGAATGGCAATACAGTAGTAAGCTCCTTGAGACGTGATTTTAGAGGAACAACCAACGACAATATCTCGGTACTCTTTGACACATTTAACGACGCTACGACTGCCTTTTTCTTCGGAGTTACACCTTATGGCGTTCGCAGAGAAGGCCTGACCACAGAAGGAGGAACAGCCTTTAATGCAACCTGGGATATTAAATGGAAGGCAGAAGCCCAGCGCTTTGACGATCATTACACCGTAGAAATGGCCATTCCGTTTACCTCTTTGAAGTTTATAGAAGGAGCCACCTCTTGGCGCTTTCGCTGTTACCGCTGGAATATTCAAAGCAACGAACAGACCACTTGGATACAGGTTCCACAAAATCAATCGCTGGCTAGTTTGGCCTATATGGGAACCCTGAACTTCGAAAAGCCATTGGGGCGCTCTAGAACTCCTTTTGCTTTGATCCCCTATATCAATGCACTCGCCAACAAAGACTATGCAACCAATGAGGCCGACCAGCAATTCAAAGTGGGAGGTGATGCTAAAATTGCCGTGAGCGATGCCATGAATTTGGACCTTACTGTCAATCCTGACTTCTCAAATGTAGAAGTAGACGACATATTCACCAACCTGACGCGTTTTGAGATACAACTACCAGAAAGGCGACAATTCTTTATAGACAATAACGACCTTTTTGCCAACTACGGAAGCAGTAGAGACAACATTCCTTTCTTCTCGCGAAGAATTGGTTTGGCCCGAGATACTGTTGGCAATCTCATAGAGAATCGGATAATCGGCGGGGCGCGATTGAGCGGAAAGCTCGATCCGACTTGGCGTTTGGGCTTTTTAAATTTACAGACTGCAGAAGATACTCAAAACGAGATCTCTTCCTTTAACAATATGATGCTGGCTTTCCAGAAAAAAGTCTTTTCCAGATCTAACTTAGGCTTCTTTTGGGTAAACAAGCAAACCTTTGCAGAAGACGAGTTCCTTGACCCTAACGATCGCTATAATCGCGTAATCGGGATAGACTATGACTTGGCCTCTCCAGACAATGTGTGGCGTGGAAATTTCTTTGTCCATAAGTCATTTCAACCCGGAGACAGTGGTGGCAATTTTGCCGCCCAGTCCATTTTATTCTACGACGCAAGAGATTGGCGTTTTGTGGCCGATTTTGTCTATGTGGATGAAGAGTACCGCGCAGACCTTGGGTTTGTTCCGCGGAAGGATATTTTCAAGACCGGTCAATCTGCCACCCGCAGATGGTATCCAAAAGAGAGCGCCTTAAGCAATCACGAAGCAGGCTTGTTAGTGGTTAATTTTTGGCGTCCCAATTTAGATTTTAAACATACCGATCACTTTTACCGTTTGTTTTGGAACGGTGCCTTTACCAATCAGTCTAATTTAGAAGTACAACTGCAGCAGAACTTTATTTTTCTAACTGCGGATTTTGACCCGACTCGAACAGAGGGCGCTACTCCTCTACCGGGCAACCAGGACTATTATTTTACGCAAGCCACCGTCAACTATACCTCTAACCCATCTAAGTTGTTCACTTATGGCGTGAACACGTCTGTGGGAGAATTCTTTAACGGAGAGCAATATTCCGTAGGTGGACAGATTGGGTATCGATTTCAACCTTGGGCCAATATGACCTTGGGTGTGAACTACGACGGCATTCGCTTGCCAGATCCCTATGCCAATGCTGATTTTTGGTTGGTCACGGCTAGAACAGAAGTAACTTTTTCTAAATCCATATTCTGGAATACTACCATTCAGTACAGTAACCAGAGAGACAATTTTGGAATCAACTCCAGACTGCAGTGGCGATTTGCCCCACTTTCAGATCTGTTCCTGGTTTACAATGACAATTATTTTACCGAAGAATTCGCACCTCGTTTTAGATCGATCAACTTAAAGCTTACCTATTGGCTGAATATTTAG
- a CDS encoding cupin domain-containing protein, whose protein sequence is MKSVITLLLLITATLSFSQEQSYKISSYQEEGTKAPNTHYLGEAWLNRLVSADGDLNYNITKATFKANSTLDWHKHSSPQVLIYVDGAGYYQERGKEPIILKAGDVIVCEKDTEHWHSSTKTTDVTYLALYGGDQPTEWIEVLSQEYYDSVAEKLDD, encoded by the coding sequence ATGAAAAGCGTAATCACCTTACTACTCCTAATAACAGCAACTTTATCATTCTCTCAAGAGCAGTCGTACAAGATTTCTTCCTATCAAGAAGAAGGCACCAAAGCACCCAACACCCATTATTTAGGCGAAGCCTGGTTAAACCGATTGGTTTCTGCGGATGGTGACCTCAACTACAACATCACCAAAGCCACTTTTAAAGCAAATTCAACTTTGGATTGGCACAAACACAGCTCCCCGCAAGTACTGATCTATGTAGATGGTGCTGGCTACTATCAGGAAAGAGGCAAAGAACCAATAATTCTCAAGGCTGGTGATGTAATTGTCTGTGAAAAGGACACCGAACACTGGCATTCTTCTACCAAAACCACGGATGTAACGTATTTAGCCCTTTACGGAGGAGATCAACCCACCGAGTGGATCGAAGTGCTATCACAAGAATACTATGATAGTGTGGCTGAAAAGCTTGACGATTGA
- a CDS encoding DUF2723 domain-containing protein codes for MQEAAFKKWNLLLGWGVFAISLIVYILTLEPTASFWDAGEYITTASNLEIGHPPGAPLYQMLGAFFSWFAMDPANIAYTINLMSAFASAFTIGFMFWSLTMLLENVIGKEKLKENATAIAVLGSAAVGSLAFAFTDSFWFNAVEAEVYAMANMILAVLFYCGLRWEREMNKPGGDRWVILISLIVGLSFGVHFMGLLTIPAIGFLYYFKNTKKVTVKNFVIANVVVVAILLFIFKLLLPLSMKLFSGFEIFFVNQIGLPFNSGTIIAALLYIGIFYYALKYTRRKGYAKLNTLALCVLFIFVGFSSWLMLPVRANAGTVINENNPNNARELLAYYNREQYPETHLFYGPQFSEDYVGLDPVTPYVDDKPKYEKNEELGRYEIVNNYKLAKQNTDDRQKAIFPRMWSIEHSANYLAYTDGLDFSIKREYLSEEVIRQEVAKFKEAYSLGYVDAEGYHRFLKEFAAVLDIEKPSFWDNIQFMFSYQFGYMYGRYFMWNFAGRQDDIQGQGTVLHGNWISGIKFIDEMRLGPQDNLPSDALNNKGRNTYFFLPLLLGLLGVFFIASKNPKYFWVLLVFFLFTGIALKIYLNERPFEPRERDYALVGSFYMFAMWIGFGVYALFDLIKEYSTPKVVAPLVVVIGMLAAPALLISQNWDDHDRSNRYTANSMAKMYLDSCDENSILFTIGDNDTFALWYAQGIEGYRQDIRTVNTSLFQTDWYIDDMKKAAYSSAPIPSQMTHAQYRTGTRDFVFAQEVTQEPVNIKEWLNWIVSDDPRTMITLPDNNQKISTFPSKTVRIPVNKENVLKYGIVDPKDADLIVPYIDIKLNGDVLYKNRLLMLDIIANNDWERPIYFTGGSFGDDDYLWMKDYLQLDGVTYKLVPIKTPRDPDNPYEMGRIDTDKMYDIVTNWDWGNSGSEDIYHDPETRRNALTYRSNLSRLADSLIVEGKNDKAKTILDLAMEKMPVEKFGFYTMLDPYIRAYYAIGENEKAREIFKEVAQKYQEKLIFFDQFSPREQDRLVSDILTDVERYRSLVYQLNVPGEDDEFIEQEFATFNSYLEMFKALYIRQGLFDEDTDDLDLYEDDDPLLIPADTSALDSAAESQ; via the coding sequence ATGCAAGAGGCAGCTTTTAAAAAATGGAATCTATTGTTGGGCTGGGGCGTTTTTGCCATTTCGCTTATCGTTTACATCTTGACCTTAGAACCCACTGCCAGTTTCTGGGATGCCGGAGAATACATTACCACGGCCTCTAACTTAGAGATAGGTCACCCGCCAGGGGCACCATTGTATCAAATGCTGGGCGCCTTCTTTTCTTGGTTCGCCATGGACCCTGCAAACATTGCATATACCATTAACCTCATGTCTGCCTTTGCCAGTGCCTTTACAATTGGCTTTATGTTCTGGTCGCTGACCATGTTATTAGAGAACGTAATAGGCAAAGAAAAGCTTAAGGAAAATGCAACAGCGATCGCTGTTTTAGGAAGCGCTGCCGTAGGTTCGCTAGCATTTGCCTTTACCGATAGCTTTTGGTTCAATGCTGTTGAGGCAGAAGTATACGCCATGGCCAATATGATCTTGGCGGTATTATTTTACTGCGGATTGCGATGGGAGCGCGAAATGAATAAACCTGGAGGAGACCGTTGGGTTATCTTGATCTCTCTTATAGTCGGGCTTTCGTTTGGGGTACACTTTATGGGACTATTGACCATACCGGCAATCGGATTCCTGTACTACTTTAAAAACACTAAGAAGGTCACTGTTAAGAATTTTGTCATAGCCAATGTGGTGGTGGTAGCAATTCTGTTGTTCATATTTAAGTTGCTCTTACCATTGAGCATGAAACTCTTTAGTGGTTTTGAGATCTTCTTTGTGAATCAGATTGGGTTGCCATTCAATTCAGGAACCATTATTGCTGCTCTGCTCTACATTGGAATCTTTTATTACGCACTTAAATACACTCGTAGAAAAGGATACGCCAAACTCAACACTTTGGCACTTTGTGTGCTCTTTATTTTTGTCGGATTCTCTAGTTGGCTTATGCTACCTGTTCGCGCCAATGCCGGGACGGTTATCAACGAGAACAACCCGAACAACGCTCGCGAATTATTGGCCTATTACAACCGTGAACAGTATCCGGAGACGCATTTGTTCTACGGACCGCAATTCTCTGAAGACTATGTGGGCTTAGACCCTGTCACTCCTTATGTAGACGATAAGCCAAAATACGAGAAGAACGAGGAACTAGGCCGCTATGAGATTGTAAACAACTACAAACTCGCAAAACAGAACACAGACGATCGTCAGAAAGCGATCTTTCCGCGCATGTGGAGTATAGAGCACAGTGCTAATTACTTGGCCTATACAGACGGATTGGATTTCAGTATCAAAAGAGAATACCTCAGCGAAGAGGTCATTAGACAAGAAGTGGCCAAGTTTAAAGAGGCCTATAGTTTAGGCTATGTTGATGCAGAAGGTTATCACAGATTCTTAAAGGAATTTGCCGCAGTACTCGACATAGAAAAACCGAGCTTTTGGGACAATATTCAATTCATGTTCTCTTACCAGTTTGGTTATATGTACGGCCGTTATTTCATGTGGAATTTTGCTGGCCGCCAAGACGATATTCAAGGCCAAGGAACCGTTTTACACGGCAATTGGATCAGCGGAATAAAGTTCATCGACGAGATGCGCTTAGGCCCTCAAGACAATCTACCCAGTGATGCCTTGAACAACAAAGGCAGAAACACCTATTTCTTCCTGCCGTTATTACTCGGCTTGCTTGGCGTCTTCTTTATAGCCAGTAAGAATCCTAAATACTTCTGGGTGCTCTTAGTGTTCTTCCTCTTTACCGGAATCGCTCTAAAAATATATTTGAACGAAAGGCCATTTGAACCGCGCGAGCGTGACTACGCTCTGGTAGGATCTTTCTATATGTTTGCCATGTGGATAGGCTTTGGAGTTTATGCCCTCTTTGACCTGATTAAAGAATACAGCACTCCTAAAGTAGTTGCTCCATTGGTTGTAGTTATTGGAATGCTGGCTGCTCCTGCCCTATTGATCTCCCAAAACTGGGACGATCACGATCGTTCTAACCGCTATACAGCCAACTCCATGGCCAAGATGTATTTGGACTCCTGCGATGAGAATTCCATTTTATTTACCATCGGCGACAACGACACCTTCGCCCTATGGTACGCACAAGGTATAGAAGGATATAGGCAAGACATTAGAACAGTCAACACCAGCCTTTTCCAGACAGATTGGTATATAGACGATATGAAAAAGGCCGCTTACAGCAGTGCGCCTATCCCTTCTCAAATGACACACGCGCAGTACCGCACGGGTACCCGCGATTTTGTATTCGCTCAGGAGGTTACCCAAGAACCGGTAAACATCAAGGAGTGGTTAAATTGGATAGTATCTGACGACCCGCGAACCATGATCACCTTGCCAGATAACAATCAAAAAATTAGCACTTTCCCTTCTAAGACCGTGCGTATTCCGGTAAACAAAGAAAACGTGCTGAAGTACGGCATTGTGGACCCTAAGGATGCGGATCTGATTGTGCCTTATATCGACATCAAACTCAATGGAGATGTCCTTTATAAGAATCGATTATTGATGCTCGACATCATTGCTAATAACGATTGGGAACGTCCTATTTACTTTACTGGTGGTAGCTTCGGAGACGATGATTACCTCTGGATGAAAGATTATCTTCAACTCGACGGAGTGACCTACAAGCTCGTACCTATAAAAACTCCACGCGATCCGGATAATCCATACGAAATGGGCCGTATCGATACCGATAAGATGTACGACATTGTTACTAATTGGGATTGGGGTAATAGTGGTAGTGAAGACATTTATCACGATCCGGAAACACGTAGAAACGCCCTGACCTATCGCTCAAACTTATCGCGATTGGCAGACAGTTTAATCGTAGAAGGCAAGAACGACAAAGCCAAGACCATTTTAGACCTGGCCATGGAGAAAATGCCAGTTGAAAAATTTGGGTTCTACACCATGCTAGATCCTTACATTCGTGCTTATTACGCCATTGGAGAAAACGAAAAGGCGCGAGAGATCTTCAAGGAGGTGGCTCAGAAATACCAAGAAAAACTGATCTTCTTTGACCAATTCAGTCCTAGAGAGCAAGACCGCTTGGTTTCTGACATACTCACCGATGTTGAGCGTTATAGATCTTTGGTTTACCAGCTTAATGTACCCGGAGAGGATGACGAATTCATAGAACAAGAATTCGCCACATTTAACTCCTATCTGGAAATGTTCAAAGCTCTTTATATCAGGCAAGGTCTGTTTGACGAAGATACAGATGATCTGGACCTTTATGAAGACGATGACCCGCTACTCATACCAGCAGACACCTCTGCCCTAGACAGCGCTGCCGAAAGCCAGTAA
- a CDS encoding polysaccharide deacetylase family protein: protein MKYAVKMPKVLQAVYPKRLWSINTADKVLYLTFDDGPIPEVTPWVMDTLANFNAKATFFCIGDNVRKHPDIFEQLIARGHRVSNHTMHHVKGWKTPLVAYLREVDSCQNLMELEAGQEIHKLFRPPYGQLRSKQAKALQKKGFQVVMWDVLSADFDTALTPEACTKHVIDNAQAGSIVVFHDSKKAWPRLKLALPEVLKYFSEKGFAFKCIP from the coding sequence ATGAAATATGCTGTAAAAATGCCTAAAGTGCTTCAAGCGGTTTACCCGAAGCGCCTCTGGAGTATCAATACAGCAGATAAGGTTTTATACCTCACTTTTGACGATGGCCCCATCCCGGAAGTGACGCCATGGGTCATGGACACCTTAGCGAACTTTAATGCAAAGGCCACCTTTTTCTGTATAGGCGACAATGTGCGTAAACATCCTGACATCTTTGAGCAATTGATAGCTAGGGGTCACCGCGTGTCGAATCATACCATGCATCATGTCAAAGGCTGGAAAACACCTTTGGTAGCTTACTTAAGAGAAGTAGACAGTTGCCAAAACCTTATGGAATTGGAGGCGGGACAAGAAATTCATAAACTATTCAGACCTCCTTATGGGCAATTGCGTTCCAAACAGGCCAAAGCTTTACAGAAAAAAGGCTTTCAGGTTGTTATGTGGGATGTGCTCTCTGCGGATTTTGATACAGCATTGACCCCGGAAGCCTGTACTAAACATGTGATCGATAACGCCCAAGCAGGAAGTATCGTGGTATTTCACGACAGCAAAAAAGCTTGGCCAAGACTCAAACTAGCCTTACCCGAAGTACTCAAGTATTTTAGTGAAAAGGGATTTGCGTTTAAATGTATTCCTTAA
- a CDS encoding co-chaperone YbbN, whose product MSKFGELIEADIPVLLDFYTEWNEPSTAMHPVLRDVAAALGDKARVIKIDVDKNKELADALRVKGLPTLMIYKNGEMKWRQSGEQDANTLIGLVKEYI is encoded by the coding sequence ATGTCAAAATTTGGAGAATTAATAGAAGCCGACATTCCTGTACTCCTCGATTTTTATACCGAATGGAACGAGCCTTCAACGGCTATGCATCCCGTTTTGCGTGATGTAGCTGCTGCTTTGGGTGACAAGGCCAGAGTGATTAAGATCGATGTGGACAAGAACAAAGAGTTGGCCGATGCCTTACGCGTTAAAGGCCTTCCAACCTTGATGATCTATAAGAACGGGGAAATGAAATGGCGTCAGAGCGGCGAGCAAGACGCAAATACCTTGATCGGCCTGGTTAAGGAATACATTTAA